TCGGGTGCGCTTCAGGCTAGCCCTTACCGGTCGGATACGCCCTGGTGGGCGGTCCGGACGGACTGGCTCCGCCGTGCGGCCGAGGCACGGGTACGCTGCGGTACGCCGCTCAGGAACCCTCAGAAAGGCAGCGCTCTCTGTGACTGCGATTCTCCAGGGCCGTACCCGCCGGGCCGCGCGGGCGACCGCCCTGTGCGCACTGGCCGTGACCGGGGTGGCGGTGCTGACGGCGTGCGGGAGCGATGATCCGGACGCGGGGACCAACGGCGTGGGCAAGCTGACCGCCGGCAAGATCCAGGCGAAGACACAGGCGGCGGCCTCGTCGGCGTCGGCGGTACGGCTGTCCGGGACGGTCGTCACCAGCGGCCGCACGTACCAGCTGGACATGCAGCTCAAGGCCGGCGGCGGAACCGGCTCGGTGACCTCGAAGGGGGCGACCTTCAAGCTGCTGCGGGTCGGTGAGCAGCTGTACCTGAAGGCCGACGCGGACTTCTGGAACCAGGCCGGCGGCCAGGGCGGCGACGCGGCCGGCACGTTGAACGGCAAGTACGTGAAGGTGCCGCAGGGGGATCCCGCGTACAAGAAGTTCAGTGGCTTCACGGACAAGGACGTCCTCCTCGAGGGACTGCTCTCACTGCACGGCACGTTGGCGACGGACGGCCATCACGACGACTCGGGTACGCGCACCATCCGCATCACCGGCGACAAGGGCTCCGGCGGCAGCCTCGACGTGTCCCTGGAGGGCACCCCCTATCCGCTCCGCCTGGTCCGCGCCGGCGGAGCGGGCACGCTCAGCTTCTCCGACTGGGGCAAGGACTTCGCCGTGGCCGAGCCCGCACAGGATGAGACCGTCGACTACGGCAAGCAGCTGCCGGCGTCGTAGCGGTACGTTTCTCCGCCCCCGTCTCCGGTCTCCGCCCCCGGCGTTACCGTGCCTTCCGGCGCTTCACCAGAAGCTTCGGCAGGCCCGCGGGCAGCGGTCTGCGGGTGGTCGCCGGAGTCGCGACCGGAGCCTTTGCCAGGCTGTCCGAAGGCAACGGAACCGCAGACCCCGCCGGAGCCAGGCGCAGCACCCGGCACTCGCGTGCCCAGCGGGCCGGCATCTGTTCGCCGTCGGGGGCGTTCAGGCGCTTGCCCTTCAGCTCGGCGACAGCCGCCTCCCACTCGGCCGAACCGGCGGGCAGCTCGGACACGGTCGCCGGGAACGTCACCAGCCGGCCGCCCTTGTCCTTGCTGCGCACGGTCACCTCGGCGGATCCCCCGTCGACCAGCCCCTCCAGCGGCTGCTCACCGGGGCCGTCCCCGACGAGGCACACCGCACCCTCGTGCCACACGTGCCACAGCGCACACGCGGCCGAGACACCGGCGCCCCTGACCCAGATGAGGCCGGACTTCTTCGCGGCCTCCTCGATGAGGGCCCGCTCGAGCAGCTCGCTTGTCATGTGCCCAGCCTATCCAGCGCCTGCTCACAGCCAGCCGTTGCGCTTCAGCACCCGGTGGATGCCGACGCACATGGCGATGGTGAGACTCAGGACGAGCGGGTAGCCGTACTTCCAGTGCAGCTCCGGCATGTGGTCGAAGTTCATGCCGTACACACCGGTCACCATCGTCGGTACGGCGATGATCGCGGCCCAGGCGGTGATCTTGCGCATGTCCTCGTTCTGCGCGACGGACGCCTGCGCCAGGTTGGCCTGGAGGATGGAGTTGAGGAGTTCGTCGAAGCCCAGCACCTGCTCCTGGACCCGGGCGAGGTGGTCGGCGACGTCCCGGAAGTACTTCTGGATGTCCGGGTCGATCAGCCGCATCGGCCGCTCGCTCAGCAGCTGCATCGGGCGCAGCAGGGGAGCCACCGCGCGCTTGAACTCCAGCACCTCACGCTTGAGTTGGTAGATCTGTGCCGAGTCCACACCACGGGACACCCCGCCCTTGCGGCCCGGCGAGAAGACCTCGGTCTCCACGGCGTCGATGTCGTCCTGCACCGCGTCGGCGACCGCGATGTAGCCGTCCACCACATGGTCGGCGATGGCGTGCAGCACCACCGAGGGGCCCTTGGCGAGCAGCTCCGGGTCGTCCTGCAGGCGGTGCCTGAGGGCCCTGAGCGAGCCCTTGCCGCCGTGCCGGACGGTGATGAAGAAGTCCCGGCCGGTGAAGCACATCACCTCGCCGGTCTCGACCACCTCGCTGTTGGCGGTGAGCCGGTCGTGCTCGACGTAGTGGATGGTCTTGAAGACGGTGAAGAGCGAGTCGTCGTACCGCTCCAGCTTGGGCCGCTGGTGAGCCTGCACCGCGTCCTCGACGGCCAAGGGGTGCAGCCCGAACTCGCTCGCGATACCGGCGAATTCGGCCTCGTTCGGCTCGTGCAGCCCGATCCACACGAAGCCGCCGTCCCGGCGTACCCGCCGCATCGCCTCGTGCGGGCTGAGCGGCCTGGCGCTGTCGACGCGGGTGCCGTCGCGGTAGACGGCGCAGTCCACGACGGCCGAGGGCATGGCGGGGTCACGGGTGGTGTCGTACGACGCCGTGCTCGCGTTCTTGCGCGGCGAGACACGGGACGGACGGACCGCGGCGCGCAGGTCGCGGATCATCGACATGGGCAGGCTCCTTCGCGACAGGCAACGAAAGACCGCACGGCAACGGGTGGAACTACCCGGAATGGGGACGTCCTGACAAGGGGTCTCCCCGCCCTCAAGGCAGGGGAAGGATGTTTGGCACGTCCACAAAGCGGGGAGCACCGCACCGTCGCGGTGGCGACTTCGCCACTGATGCAGAACTGATTCAGATCAGCGGATCGAGCGATCAGACAGATCAGGCAAAGCGAAAAGAAGTGCTCTTCCGATGGGCGATACGCACGAAGAGGCGGCAGTCAGCCAGAGAGCGGCCAGTGACTGGATCAGCGGGCGGAAGAGCGAGTGGTACTGCACGGTCGACTTCGATCCATGACAGCCCCACCTCCTCCGGCCGGTCCCTCGTAAGGGAGTCTCGGTGTCGGGACTTGACAGACACGCTCCGCGTGCCGTCCCGAACCATCGGCTCAGCGTAGCAGCCGCCCGAACTGCCAAGGCGCCGCTTTGCCCGCACCTGACGAGTTCTATGCTCGCGGCATGGTTGATGTTCTTCCTCTGGTCGAGGCACGGTTGACCACCGCGCTGGGCGCACCGGACGCGCGCGCCGCCGTCACCTTCCTCGGCACGGACCGCATCGAGGTGCTCCGGTTCCAGGAGGGGGACGTCCTGCGGTACGCCACCCTCGGTATGTCCGCGCACCCGATGGCCGATCCCACCGCGGTGCTCGCCGACCCGGTCAAGGGCCCCCGTGCCGAGCTGGTCCTCTCCGTCCGCGCGGGCCTCGCCGACACCGACAAGGTGCTCCGTCCGCTCGCCGTGCTGGCGGCGTCCCCGCAGGTGGAGGGCCTGATCGTGGCCCCGGGCGCCTCCCTGGACGTCGGCGACCCGCTGTGGCCCGGCGCCCCCTTCAGCTCGGTCCTGGTGGGCGAGCCCGGCGGTCTGGTCGAGGACCTGGAGCTGGACGACCCGATGGAGCCCGTACGGTTCCTGCCGCTGCTGCCGATGACCCCGAACGAGGCCGCCTGGAAGCGGGTGCACGGTGCCCAGGCCCTCCAGGAGCGCTGGCTCGCGAACGGGACGGACCTGAGGGATCCCGCCCGCAAGTCCGTCCCGCTGGACTGACCGCCGGGCGAGCGCCGGGCGAGCCCCGGCGTGAGCAAGCTCACCAAACCCCGGCCGTGATCGGTCAGTTGGCAAAGGCGCGGACGCCGTCCTGGGTGGCGTGCGACGACGGACGTGCCGGCCGAGGCCCAGACCGCCTCGGGCTGTCACAGGAGGGCCATGTGTTCTCCCTCCAAAGCTAGTGCCGCTAATAAATGTAATGTGCATACACTTCGCCGCGGTCAGGGGTTCCGTCCGGACGGGTGATCGTCCTTGACGTGGACGAGCAGGGGTAGGACCGTGGAGCCCTATGAGGGGCGAACCCAGTTGCCCGAGGTGCGGTGGCCGGGTCAGGGCGCCCGGTCTCTTCGCCGATTCGTGGCAGTGCGACGTGCACGGCACGGTGTATCCGCTGCAGCCCGTGATCCCGCCCAGTGTCGAAGCCCTCGGTGCCGTTGTGCACCGCACCCACGTCCCGGTGTGGATGCCCTGGCCACTGCCGGTCGGCTGGCTCTTCACGGGCGTGGCCTACGCGGGCGACGACCGCAGCGGTGGCCGTGCGACCGCCGTTGCCTGCTCCGGGCCCGGCCCGCTCGGCGGCCCCGGTGAACTCATCCTGGTCGCCGAGGAACTGGGCGTCGGCCTCGGCGCGCGGTACTCGGGCATCGACGGACCCGACCCGGGGCCGTACATGAACATCGAGAAGCCGCCCCAGGCCAAGGTCCTCGCCGCCGGCCGCCCGACCCCCCTCTGGCATGTCTACCGCACCCCCGACGACCGTGCGGTCTTCGCCGGCGAAGCGCTCGGCATGTGGCTCTGGGCGGTGATGTGGCCCGAGCAGTCCGGCCTGCTCATGTACGACGAACTGGTCCTGACGGATCTGCGGGACGCGGGGGCGGAGCTGGATCTGGTGCCGTGCGGGGCGTTGTCGCCGCGCCTGCTTCGACCGTGACGTCCACTGGGGTGCCGGGTTCTCGCCGTGGGCGGGTGCGGGTCCGTGGTGGGCCGGTCGCACCGTTCCTCGCGCCCCCAGGTGGGTTGCAGTAGGGGGTGCTCGGCAGGTTCGGGTGTGACAGGGAGGGTTGAAAACAC
The genomic region above belongs to Streptomyces sp. CG1 and contains:
- a CDS encoding magnesium and cobalt transport protein CorA translates to MSMIRDLRAAVRPSRVSPRKNASTASYDTTRDPAMPSAVVDCAVYRDGTRVDSARPLSPHEAMRRVRRDGGFVWIGLHEPNEAEFAGIASEFGLHPLAVEDAVQAHQRPKLERYDDSLFTVFKTIHYVEHDRLTANSEVVETGEVMCFTGRDFFITVRHGGKGSLRALRHRLQDDPELLAKGPSVVLHAIADHVVDGYIAVADAVQDDIDAVETEVFSPGRKGGVSRGVDSAQIYQLKREVLEFKRAVAPLLRPMQLLSERPMRLIDPDIQKYFRDVADHLARVQEQVLGFDELLNSILQANLAQASVAQNEDMRKITAWAAIIAVPTMVTGVYGMNFDHMPELHWKYGYPLVLSLTIAMCVGIHRVLKRNGWL
- a CDS encoding suppressor of fused domain protein, giving the protein MVDVLPLVEARLTTALGAPDARAAVTFLGTDRIEVLRFQEGDVLRYATLGMSAHPMADPTAVLADPVKGPRAELVLSVRAGLADTDKVLRPLAVLAASPQVEGLIVAPGASLDVGDPLWPGAPFSSVLVGEPGGLVEDLELDDPMEPVRFLPLLPMTPNEAAWKRVHGAQALQERWLANGTDLRDPARKSVPLD
- a CDS encoding DUF6758 family protein, whose translation is MRGEPSCPRCGGRVRAPGLFADSWQCDVHGTVYPLQPVIPPSVEALGAVVHRTHVPVWMPWPLPVGWLFTGVAYAGDDRSGGRATAVACSGPGPLGGPGELILVAEELGVGLGARYSGIDGPDPGPYMNIEKPPQAKVLAAGRPTPLWHVYRTPDDRAVFAGEALGMWLWAVMWPEQSGLLMYDELVLTDLRDAGAELDLVPCGALSPRLLRP